The stretch of DNA TGAAAATCGTTGGCCGCTCCGGTGGAACGGTTGCCCAACACCAGTTCTTCAGCCACAGCGCCACCCACCATAATAGCAATCTGCCCTTCCAGGTATTCCTGGGTATGCAGATAACTATCCTTTTGCGGGCTTTGCCGCATATAGCCCAAAGCTTTACCGCGGGGTGTTGTGGTAATGGTGGAAACAGAACCGGACTGCTTAATCTCGCTGATTAAAGCATGGCCTATTTCATGGACGCCCACACGCCACAGTTCCTCTTTATCCGGCCTGCGCTCCAGCTTCTCCCCCATAATAACCTTATCGATGGCTTCGGCAAAGTGCTGGTGAGTAATCTTTTCCAACTGTTCGCGCATGGCCAAAATAGCAGCTTCGTTGGCCACACTTTCCAGATGGGCTCCGGAAAAGCCGAATGTTTCTTTGGCAATGGTCTCCAAATCCACATCTTCCAGCGGTTTGTTGCCGGCGTGAAGCTTGAGGATTTCAGTTCTGGCTTCCATGTCCGGTAAATCCACCTGCACGGTACGGTCGAAACGACCGGGGCGGACCAGGGCACCATCCAGCATATCAGCACGGTTGGTGGCCCCAATTAACAGGGTTCGCACCCGGTCGTCGGTGGCCATACCGTCCATCTCCACCAACAGCTGGTTCAGAGTCTGGTCATATTCATGATGGGAAGAATGGGAGCCACGCTTTCCACCAAGGATTTCAATTTCATCAATAAAGATAATGGCGCTTTTCTTTTTTTCCTTCAGCGCAGTGCTGCGCGCT from Dethiobacter alkaliphilus AHT 1 encodes:
- a CDS encoding AAA family ATPase is translated as MIREAGIGASVAILAVLAWQGVNVAPVIFFGAIFAALYYFAGTKGGNKNFAVVENKKDHPGNVKFEQIGGQRTAKKELLEALDFVRHPEKVAQMGIRPLKGILLVGPPGTGKTLLAKAAAAYTDSVFMAASGSEFIEMYAGVGAQRIRQIFSKARSTALKEKKKSAIIFIDEIEILGGKRGSHSSHHEYDQTLNQLLVEMDGMATDDRVRTLLIGATNRADMLDGALVRPGRFDRTVQVDLPDMEARTEILKLHAGNKPLEDVDLETIAKETFGFSGAHLESVANEAAILAMREQLEKITHQHFAEAIDKVIMGEKLERRPDKEELWRVGVHEIGHALISEIKQSGSVSTITTTPRGKALGYMRQSPQKDSYLHTQEYLEGQIAIMVGGAVAEELVLGNRSTGAANDFQQAVNAAKQIIASGMSTLGVVSLDDLPGNILHKVIQQIIARQEESVKALLGERKELITELAELLVTEEKVSGEHLRARLSEQQVQNENIA